The following proteins are co-located in the Acidobacteriota bacterium genome:
- a CDS encoding glycosyltransferase family 2 protein: MIEALFWISVGAILYTYLGYPIVVWLLGRVRKREVIKADIVPRVSVVIACHNEQDNIQARIKNLLGCDYPNDLLEIVIVSDGSTDSTAEIARRHTSDRVRLFGYEEQRGKAAALNIGVEMASGEIIVFADARQSFERDAIKELAANFADPSVGAVSGELLLDGAGGSSVGEGVGVYWKYEKWIRKSESRSGSTIGATGAIYAMRRELWRPLPESTILDDVYTPMRIALGGHRVVFDEKARAHDKAVESAGREFARKVRTLTGNYQLCQLMPRLLFPNNVLLFQFYSHKLMRLGAPIFLLLILAANVFLAATPASNAAALFYRVALAGQLVFYAGVATGAWLLRHNRRVRLLNLAYVFSLMNAAALIGLVFFLLGKRDVWVKRLG; encoded by the coding sequence ATGATCGAGGCGCTTTTCTGGATTTCCGTTGGGGCAATCCTCTACACATACCTGGGGTATCCGATCGTTGTCTGGCTGCTGGGGCGCGTGAGGAAGCGCGAGGTAATCAAAGCCGACATCGTGCCCCGGGTGTCAGTGGTCATCGCTTGCCACAACGAACAGGACAACATCCAGGCTCGAATCAAGAATCTCCTGGGCTGCGACTACCCGAACGATCTGCTCGAGATTGTCATCGTCTCTGACGGCTCGACCGACTCCACGGCCGAGATTGCGCGAAGGCATACATCAGATCGCGTTCGCTTGTTCGGCTATGAAGAACAAAGAGGCAAGGCAGCGGCTCTGAACATTGGAGTCGAGATGGCTTCGGGCGAGATCATTGTTTTCGCCGATGCCCGGCAGTCGTTTGAGCGCGACGCGATCAAAGAGCTGGCCGCCAACTTTGCAGATCCGAGCGTCGGAGCAGTGTCCGGCGAGTTGCTGCTGGACGGCGCCGGCGGCTCCTCGGTTGGCGAAGGCGTTGGGGTGTATTGGAAATATGAGAAATGGATTCGCAAGAGCGAGAGCCGTTCGGGTTCTACGATCGGCGCAACCGGCGCGATCTATGCCATGAGGCGTGAGTTGTGGCGGCCGCTTCCCGAGAGCACGATACTCGATGACGTGTACACTCCGATGCGAATTGCGCTCGGCGGGCATCGTGTGGTCTTCGACGAGAAAGCTCGCGCCCACGACAAGGCGGTCGAATCCGCGGGTCGTGAATTTGCGCGCAAGGTGCGAACGCTGACCGGAAACTATCAGCTTTGCCAGTTGATGCCGCGTCTGCTGTTTCCAAACAACGTACTGTTGTTCCAATTCTATTCGCACAAGCTCATGCGGCTCGGAGCTCCGATTTTCCTGCTGCTCATTCTCGCAGCTAATGTCTTTCTCGCAGCTACGCCGGCAAGCAATGCCGCCGCGCTTTTCTATCGAGTTGCACTCGCGGGTCAGTTGGTTTTCTATGCCGGCGTAGCGACGGGGGCCTGGCTACTCAGGCACAATCGCCGCGTTCGATTGTTGAATCTGGCCTATGTGTTCTCGCTGATGAACGCCGCTGCTCTAATAGGCCTGGTCTTCTTCCTGCTGGGCAAGAGAGACGTGTGGGTAAAACGACTGGGCTAA
- a CDS encoding VOC family protein translates to MTKIKHRGRNTRHAVLGLSSLCAMILLCGLNLKAGGFEQAKPQEPAAPAPIAHFHHLHLNATDPVAAINFYTSKFDCEKGRFAALLDGVWAQKSWMLFTKVSAPPPWELTSAIWHFGWGAEDMKATYQKQLDSGTKFFTPLTDISDISGRNPGATGLVYYAYVEGPDHALIELNTASHHRFGHLHMFSEDPVSAGEWYTKHFGAVRRGTAPPSREPRFYRDVQIGPNASLMMDNVNIIIFPIGYSKKAYAEHWKNQTAMSSTKGRVVDHVGFSVDNLAETLEKLRKDGVKVTDEIKTAAGGKIKYAFIEGPDKIRIELVEGHARKE, encoded by the coding sequence ATGACTAAGATCAAACATCGCGGGCGCAATACGCGTCATGCAGTTCTCGGGCTTTCATCGCTGTGCGCGATGATTCTTCTGTGCGGACTAAATCTCAAAGCTGGGGGGTTCGAGCAAGCCAAGCCCCAGGAGCCGGCTGCTCCAGCTCCTATCGCGCACTTTCATCATCTACATCTGAACGCGACAGACCCTGTGGCCGCGATCAATTTCTACACGAGCAAGTTTGACTGCGAGAAGGGACGCTTCGCCGCTCTTTTGGACGGCGTCTGGGCGCAGAAGTCGTGGATGCTGTTCACCAAGGTTAGCGCTCCTCCGCCGTGGGAGCTGACTTCGGCCATCTGGCACTTCGGCTGGGGCGCCGAAGACATGAAGGCTACCTATCAGAAACAGCTAGACAGCGGGACGAAGTTCTTCACGCCGTTGACTGATATCAGCGACATCAGCGGCCGCAATCCCGGCGCCACCGGCCTCGTCTACTATGCCTATGTAGAGGGACCGGATCACGCGCTAATCGAGTTGAACACCGCCTCACACCACCGTTTCGGACACCTTCACATGTTCAGCGAAGATCCGGTGTCGGCAGGCGAGTGGTACACCAAGCACTTCGGCGCGGTGCGCAGGGGCACTGCTCCTCCGTCTCGCGAACCGCGCTTCTACCGCGATGTCCAGATCGGGCCAAACGCGTCGCTCATGATGGACAACGTGAACATCATCATCTTTCCGATTGGCTACTCGAAGAAGGCCTACGCGGAGCATTGGAAGAACCAGACCGCCATGTCTTCGACCAAGGGACGAGTCGTCGATCACGTTGGCTTCAGCGTCGACAACCTTGCCGAGACGCTCGAGAAGTTGCGCAAGGACGGTGTGAAAGTGACCGACGAGATCAAAACGGCGGCGGGTGGAAAGATCAAGTACGCCTTCATCGAGGGGCCCGACAAGATTCGAATCGAGCTTGTGGAAGGCCACGCGCGTAAGGAATAG
- a CDS encoding amidohydrolase family protein, translating to MWIPKGLRDLKKGVDSPMPTQVVSNEEFIPRRQTPKQKEVEYLIGQMGEERAKKLGFSRRAFMASSMGLATCFLASNKVYGKYWDVDEAETWEPAAYDEKWPKGEYFIIDVQSHFTNGYAIPGFRDAEFVKNMGFQLKKDAEAYGFKNFVKEMFFDSETAMVVISGVPGKENLRDKDGKVLEGAARTPGVAGRVLPSWLMSEARKQINEIAGSQRALNQGNLAPNHYWDKATNKIDKAACLEQMERELKVYGINSWKWYCHTDPGQSGNGFQLDDDNAQWFIEESRKRGLKLISTHKGYSYQSRTLGHLANPKDVEKAALRNPDFNFVVYHSAIKHGLNEPGGQAGNWLDKDHNNYDPTTGDFEWHRILMDIKKRNPKINNVYCEVGSFFNTLAIMHPELCMHGMGKNIKYYGSDHVVWGTDCLWWGSPQWGIDALKRFQISDEMCEKFGYKKITKEDKAKIFGLNAAKLYNVDVKAKRKALPADALEKIKIAYVNDGGQRSNVAYGWVRSDD from the coding sequence ATGTGGATTCCAAAAGGGCTTAGAGACTTGAAAAAGGGAGTGGACTCGCCGATGCCGACGCAGGTGGTGTCAAACGAGGAATTCATCCCGCGCCGGCAGACTCCGAAACAGAAGGAGGTCGAGTACTTGATCGGCCAGATGGGCGAGGAACGCGCCAAGAAGCTGGGCTTCTCGCGCCGCGCGTTTATGGCCAGTTCGATGGGCCTCGCAACCTGCTTTCTCGCCTCGAACAAGGTGTACGGCAAGTACTGGGATGTGGACGAGGCCGAGACGTGGGAACCCGCAGCCTACGATGAGAAATGGCCCAAGGGCGAATACTTCATCATCGACGTGCAGTCCCACTTCACAAATGGTTACGCGATCCCTGGCTTCCGCGATGCTGAGTTCGTGAAGAACATGGGCTTTCAGCTCAAGAAAGACGCCGAAGCCTACGGCTTCAAGAATTTCGTCAAGGAGATGTTCTTCGATAGCGAGACGGCCATGGTCGTTATCTCCGGCGTTCCCGGCAAAGAGAACCTCAGGGACAAGGACGGCAAGGTGCTGGAAGGCGCGGCTCGCACACCTGGAGTGGCAGGGCGCGTCCTGCCGAGCTGGCTCATGTCTGAAGCCCGCAAACAGATCAATGAAATCGCCGGTTCGCAGCGCGCGCTCAATCAGGGCAACCTCGCGCCGAATCATTACTGGGACAAAGCAACTAACAAGATAGACAAGGCAGCGTGTCTCGAACAGATGGAGCGTGAGTTGAAGGTCTACGGCATCAACTCATGGAAATGGTATTGCCACACTGATCCGGGACAGTCGGGCAATGGCTTCCAGCTTGATGACGACAACGCGCAATGGTTCATCGAAGAATCGCGCAAGCGCGGCCTCAAACTGATCAGCACGCACAAAGGCTATTCGTACCAGTCGCGCACGCTCGGACATCTGGCAAATCCGAAAGACGTCGAGAAAGCGGCGTTGCGCAACCCCGACTTCAACTTCGTCGTCTACCACTCGGCTATAAAACACGGCTTGAATGAGCCGGGCGGTCAGGCGGGGAATTGGCTGGACAAAGACCACAATAACTACGATCCGACGACCGGCGACTTCGAGTGGCACCGCATACTGATGGACATCAAGAAGCGCAATCCGAAGATCAACAACGTCTACTGTGAGGTCGGCAGCTTCTTCAACACGCTGGCCATCATGCACCCCGAATTGTGCATGCACGGCATGGGTAAGAACATCAAGTACTACGGCTCCGACCACGTCGTCTGGGGCACAGATTGTCTGTGGTGGGGATCGCCGCAGTGGGGCATCGACGCTCTGAAGCGGTTCCAGATCAGCGACGAGATGTGCGAGAAGTTTGGCTACAAGAAGATCACCAAGGAAGACAAGGCGAAGATCTTCGGGCTGAACGCCGCGAAACTTTATAACGTCGATGTGAAAGCCAAACGAAAGGCATTACCGGCGGATGCACTCGAGAAGATAAAGATAGCGTACGTGAATGACGGCGGGCAGCGCAGCAACGTAGCGTACGGCTGGGTGCGATCCGACGACTAG